In Natranaerobius trueperi, the following proteins share a genomic window:
- a CDS encoding prenyltransferase encodes MDFKTYLKAVRPFSFPASIVPITIGSIWFFSNTGEFNLFIFLLVLLGGVCAHSGTNLTNDYYDYMNGIDTLESFGSSKILPLNILTPQKIFNLAIFMFTISFMIAILLGVLIDISLTIIKITGIVGGFFYTGPPLCLKSRALGIPLVFVMMGPLMTIGAGMAQDPNFSLELLLISIPIGCFVALILQANDLRDIKWDKRSGIKTLPILLGYNCGRLIFYLLGVCAFLIVPILVYFNIVSPISLLVLLLLPMFLKLCYKVDSKIDEQLLDIDVQTAKLHAYFGCILMISLLLK; translated from the coding sequence ATGGACTTCAAAACATATTTGAAAGCAGTTAGACCATTTTCATTTCCCGCATCAATAGTTCCAATAACTATTGGTTCTATCTGGTTTTTTAGTAATACTGGTGAATTTAATTTATTTATTTTCTTATTAGTACTGTTAGGAGGAGTTTGTGCTCATAGTGGTACTAATTTGACAAATGATTATTATGACTATATGAATGGTATCGATACTCTTGAATCCTTTGGATCTAGTAAAATTTTACCTTTGAACATTTTAACACCACAAAAGATATTCAATTTAGCTATTTTTATGTTCACGATTTCATTCATGATAGCAATTCTACTAGGGGTTTTAATTGATATAAGTTTAACTATTATTAAGATTACAGGAATAGTAGGAGGTTTTTTTTATACTGGCCCACCATTATGTCTTAAAAGTCGTGCCCTAGGGATACCCCTTGTATTTGTAATGATGGGTCCGTTAATGACAATAGGAGCTGGGATGGCGCAAGATCCAAACTTTTCCCTTGAGTTGTTATTAATAAGTATTCCAATAGGTTGTTTTGTAGCGTTGATCTTACAGGCAAACGACTTACGAGACATTAAATGGGATAAGAGATCTGGAATTAAAACACTTCCAATTTTGTTAGGTTATAATTGTGGAAGACTAATATTTTACTTATTGGGTGTATGTGCTTTTTTAATAGTACCTATCTTAGTTTATTTCAACATTGTCTCACCTATTTCATTGCTAGTTTTGTTACTTTTGCCAATGTTTTTAAAACTATGCTATAAAGTAGATTCAAAAATCGATGAACAACTATTAGATATAGATGTTCAAACCGCGAAATTGCATGCGTATTTTGGTTGTATTTTAATGATCTCGCTTTTATTAAAGTAA
- the ortB gene encoding 2-amino-4-oxopentanoate thiolase subunit OrtB, producing the protein MERKGEIMKKAIGIDYQKFEKTPIEFDYEAMMEEVGYSLEEVQDIQKETGIGNTPLIELKNITNLARQLAPAGKGARIFIKDEACNPSGSFKARRGSVSAYHAKMNGYKGLISATSGNYGAAVASQAAMRGLDCIVVQEVFDSRYRGQPEILEKGRKCESYGAEVVQLTVGPELFYEFLNLLEETGYFNASLYTPFGIAGVETLGYELAEQTERQTGREPDAVIVTNAGGGNLTGTARGLLKAGCDETQIIGASVDLTGLHMASDKDFNKKSFTTGHTGFGMPFSTWPDRSDVPRSAARPLRYIDRYVTVTQGEVFYITEALAQLDGLERGPAGNTSLAAAFEIAQTMDENEVLVVQETEYTSAGKHPYAQLTFAEENGVEITRGNPETDRPGERIVIPEKPEQIQAREVDVDKLRASYLKNVKKKTGVENLKDSELKFLAEELNISTEKVSKLFDQIS; encoded by the coding sequence ATGGAACGTAAAGGTGAGATTATGAAAAAAGCGATTGGCATTGATTATCAAAAGTTTGAAAAAACTCCTATAGAGTTTGATTATGAAGCAATGATGGAAGAAGTAGGTTATAGTCTAGAAGAAGTACAAGATATACAAAAAGAAACTGGAATAGGAAATACACCACTGATAGAATTGAAGAATATTACTAATTTAGCGAGGCAGTTGGCTCCAGCGGGGAAAGGTGCGAGAATTTTTATAAAGGATGAAGCTTGTAATCCATCTGGAAGTTTTAAAGCAAGAAGGGGTAGTGTTTCAGCTTATCATGCTAAAATGAATGGTTATAAAGGCTTAATTTCAGCTACCAGTGGGAACTATGGTGCTGCAGTTGCATCCCAGGCTGCAATGAGAGGACTAGATTGTATTGTAGTACAAGAAGTTTTTGATTCACGTTATCGTGGACAGCCGGAGATTCTTGAAAAAGGAAGAAAATGTGAATCGTATGGTGCAGAAGTTGTTCAACTAACTGTGGGTCCAGAACTTTTTTACGAATTTTTAAATTTATTAGAAGAAACGGGTTATTTTAATGCATCTCTGTATACACCTTTTGGTATTGCGGGTGTTGAAACTTTAGGTTATGAACTTGCTGAACAAACTGAACGACAGACTGGTAGAGAACCAGATGCTGTGATTGTAACAAATGCAGGTGGCGGAAATTTAACTGGTACTGCTAGAGGACTATTAAAGGCAGGTTGTGATGAAACTCAGATTATTGGAGCTAGTGTTGACCTAACTGGTTTACACATGGCAAGTGACAAAGATTTTAATAAAAAATCCTTTACAACAGGACATACTGGTTTTGGTATGCCTTTCTCTACTTGGCCCGATAGGTCAGATGTACCACGTAGTGCAGCAAGACCATTAAGATATATAGATAGATATGTCACTGTTACGCAAGGTGAAGTATTCTATATTACAGAAGCCCTAGCTCAATTAGACGGCCTAGAGCGAGGTCCTGCAGGAAACACTAGTTTAGCAGCAGCTTTTGAAATTGCACAAACTATGGATGAAAATGAAGTCTTAGTAGTTCAAGAAACAGAATATACAAGTGCTGGAAAACACCCTTACGCACAACTAACTTTTGCTGAAGAGAATGGTGTTGAAATCACAAGAGGAAATCCTGAGACTGATAGACCTGGAGAAAGAATTGTAATTCCTGAAAAACCAGAGCAAATTCAAGCAAGAGAGGTAGATGTTGATAAACTACGAGCATCTTACCTAAAAAATGTTAAGAAAAAAACCGGTGTAGAAAACCTTAAAGATAGTGAACTAAAGTTTTTAGCTGAGGAGTTGAATATCTCTACAGAAAAAGTATCAAAGCTCTTTGATCAAATTTCCTAA
- the ord gene encoding 2,4-diaminopentanoate dehydrogenase has protein sequence MENIRVIVQGLGAMGSGMAKMLLDKEGFDLVGVVVRRPKMAGKDIGEVLGREQLGVKISNDITTEIKEQKPDLVLQASTSFTKDAFPKIKEVIEQGVNVISIAEEMAYPHVRETELAKQMDEIAKDNGVTVLGTGVNPGFVLDTLILTLTGGCIDVDSIKASRVNDLSPFGESVMKTQGVGTTVEQFNKGLKEGSIVGHVGFPESINMVADALGLELDSVEETREPIISETYRETEHVKVEPGMVAGCNHIGKGIKDGKEVIVLEHPQQIHPHKEGIDTGDYITINGTPGVNMSISPEIPGGVGTIATAVNMIPHVIEASSGVVSMKDLPIPRAIMGDIRKIMGR, from the coding sequence ATGGAAAATATCAGAGTTATAGTACAAGGTCTTGGAGCTATGGGTTCAGGCATGGCTAAAATGCTGTTAGACAAAGAAGGCTTCGATTTAGTAGGTGTAGTTGTTAGAAGACCAAAAATGGCTGGTAAAGATATAGGAGAAGTTCTAGGAAGAGAACAATTAGGGGTTAAAATTAGTAATGACATCACAACTGAAATCAAAGAACAAAAACCAGATTTAGTTTTGCAAGCCTCAACCTCTTTTACTAAGGATGCTTTTCCGAAAATCAAAGAAGTAATCGAGCAAGGTGTAAATGTAATTTCAATAGCCGAGGAAATGGCTTATCCTCATGTTAGAGAAACAGAACTAGCTAAACAGATGGATGAAATAGCTAAAGATAATGGTGTTACTGTGTTAGGAACTGGGGTTAATCCAGGATTTGTTCTAGATACCCTGATCTTAACATTAACAGGCGGTTGTATTGATGTTGACTCAATCAAGGCCTCAAGGGTTAATGACCTATCGCCTTTTGGAGAATCTGTTATGAAAACACAAGGGGTAGGAACAACAGTAGAACAATTTAATAAGGGTTTAAAAGAAGGGAGTATAGTTGGCCATGTAGGTTTTCCTGAAAGTATTAACATGGTTGCTGATGCCCTTGGATTAGAATTAGACAGTGTTGAAGAGACTAGAGAACCTATTATTTCTGAGACTTATCGAGAGACTGAACATGTAAAGGTAGAGCCAGGAATGGTAGCTGGTTGTAACCACATAGGAAAAGGAATTAAGGATGGAAAGGAAGTTATTGTATTAGAACATCCTCAACAAATTCATCCACACAAAGAAGGGATTGATACAGGAGATTATATTACTATAAACGGAACTCCAGGAGTGAATATGTCAATTAGTCCTGAAATACCTGGTGGAGTTGGGACAATTGCAACTGCAGTTAATATGATCCCTCATGTTATTGAGGCAAGTTCGGGAGTTGTTTCTATGAAGGATCTTCCTATACCGAGAGCTATAATGGGAGATATTAGAAAAATTATGGGGAGGTAG
- a CDS encoding sigma-54 interaction domain-containing protein — protein sequence MKTPVAIYKKILDNLEEGVHVIDIHGRSIFYNNRMSKLEGLDPEQVIEKPLLDVFPGLSTETSTLLKVLKYETSIKNRLQTYLTITGKQVMTINSTYPIELNGKVVGACEIAKDVTELKEMSEEISQLRQKVSIEENEDQFRREYTNIIGKSEKIIQLLEHTEKVSNTPSNVLIYGETGTGKELFARKLHNDSRRNKGPFIAQNCAALPAELIEGILFGTVKGSFTGAVNRPGLFQQAHKGTLLLDEIHTLPLHLQAKLLRVVEEGEIRPLGGQETQKADVKVIATMNTDPLEAVEKGEMRTDLYYRLSVVNLYLPPLRDRKDDIFPLVNYFLKKYQYKFNKTVLGIDPSLLDQFETYSWPGNIRELEHAIEGAMNVIEENETISFEHIPYILKQRLSSKGQAENNIEKCLCERNLIEETLSKRLENVERYHIQKALKENNKNVSKAAESLGLTRQALQYKLKKFDLVQD from the coding sequence TTGAAAACACCTGTTGCCATTTATAAAAAGATTTTAGATAACTTAGAGGAAGGTGTACATGTTATAGATATTCATGGGCGTTCAATTTTTTACAATAACCGGATGTCTAAACTAGAAGGGTTAGATCCAGAACAAGTAATAGAAAAACCCTTACTAGATGTGTTTCCGGGACTTAGCACTGAAACTAGTACTTTGTTAAAAGTTTTAAAATATGAAACATCAATAAAGAATAGGTTACAAACTTATCTAACAATTACAGGCAAGCAAGTCATGACAATTAATAGTACTTACCCCATAGAGTTGAATGGAAAAGTGGTAGGTGCTTGTGAAATAGCAAAAGATGTTACTGAATTAAAAGAAATGTCTGAAGAAATTTCGCAATTACGACAAAAAGTTAGTATAGAAGAAAATGAAGATCAGTTTAGAAGGGAATATACCAATATAATAGGAAAGAGTGAGAAAATAATACAACTTTTAGAACACACAGAAAAAGTTTCTAATACTCCGTCTAATGTTCTGATTTATGGGGAAACAGGGACAGGCAAAGAACTTTTTGCAAGAAAACTACATAATGATAGTAGAAGAAATAAAGGTCCTTTTATAGCCCAGAATTGTGCTGCTTTACCTGCAGAACTTATTGAAGGAATTCTATTTGGTACAGTAAAAGGTAGTTTTACAGGGGCTGTAAATAGGCCTGGTTTGTTCCAACAAGCTCATAAGGGGACGCTGTTATTAGATGAGATTCACACCTTACCACTTCATCTTCAAGCAAAATTATTGAGGGTTGTAGAAGAAGGCGAAATACGACCATTAGGAGGGCAGGAGACTCAAAAAGCTGATGTTAAGGTAATAGCTACAATGAATACTGACCCATTGGAAGCTGTAGAAAAAGGAGAAATGCGTACAGATTTATACTATAGGCTGAGTGTAGTTAATCTATATTTACCACCTTTGCGAGATAGAAAGGATGATATATTCCCATTAGTGAATTATTTTTTAAAAAAATATCAGTATAAATTTAATAAAACTGTGTTAGGAATTGATCCTTCGCTTTTAGATCAATTTGAAACTTATAGTTGGCCGGGTAATATAAGAGAATTAGAACATGCTATAGAAGGTGCTATGAATGTTATAGAAGAGAATGAAACTATTTCTTTTGAGCATATACCATACATTTTAAAACAAAGATTAAGTTCCAAAGGACAAGCTGAGAATAACATAGAAAAATGTTTGTGTGAAAGAAATTTGATTGAAGAAACTCTATCTAAAAGATTAGAAAATGTGGAAAGATATCATATACAAAAAGCATTAAAAGAAAATAATAAAAATGTTTCTAAAGCAGCTGAGAGTTTGGGTTTAACTCGTCAAGCATTACAGTATAAACTTAAGAAATTTGATTTAGTACAGGATTAA
- a CDS encoding OsmC family protein, whose product MKSKIVWDGNLTFIGTGENSCTEVTLDASKQAGGDDNGPSPMEMMLMSLASCASIDMVLILSKKRKKKITEYWVEAFGKRRDETPKYFEKIHMTFHLKGEDLNNQEVKKALELTEEKYCSVWHCFDPDKTEITYDYVIH is encoded by the coding sequence ATGAAGAGTAAAATAGTATGGGATGGTAACCTCACCTTTATAGGAACTGGTGAAAATAGTTGTACAGAGGTTACTTTGGACGCTAGTAAACAAGCAGGAGGGGATGATAATGGTCCTTCTCCTATGGAGATGATGTTAATGAGTTTAGCTAGTTGTGCTAGTATTGATATGGTTCTTATCTTAAGCAAGAAACGCAAAAAGAAAATTACAGAATACTGGGTAGAAGCTTTTGGTAAAAGACGAGATGAAACACCGAAATATTTTGAAAAAATTCATATGACTTTTCATTTAAAAGGTGAAGATCTAAATAATCAAGAAGTAAAAAAAGCTTTAGAATTGACAGAAGAAAAATATTGTTCTGTTTGGCATTGTTTTGATCCAGATAAAACAGAAATCACCTACGATTATGTAATACATTAG
- the ortA gene encoding 2-amino-4-oxopentanoate thiolase subunit OrtA: MSRTAFKGDWVQIKKLILSPQERPDSLPEDTKEVPLEMWVKGFLDDKQGEIGDEVQIETVIGRKVTGTLVSISPGYHHDFGVPPKELLTIGKELRSYMKGVGYGG, encoded by the coding sequence ATGAGTAGAACAGCCTTTAAAGGTGATTGGGTACAAATTAAAAAACTGATTTTATCTCCACAAGAACGTCCTGATAGTTTACCAGAAGATACCAAAGAAGTGCCTTTAGAAATGTGGGTAAAAGGTTTTCTAGATGATAAGCAAGGTGAAATTGGAGATGAAGTTCAAATTGAAACAGTTATTGGTAGAAAAGTGACAGGAACATTAGTCTCTATTTCTCCAGGTTATCATCATGATTTTGGCGTACCACCTAAAGAACTTTTAACCATAGGTAAAGAATTACGCTCTTATATGAAAGGGGTGGGTTACGGTGGATAA